The Tardiphaga alba genome includes a window with the following:
- a CDS encoding amino acid ABC transporter permease: protein MNYNWNWGIFWDQTPDATGTYFASLMSGLQVTILLALVAWIIAFVLGSVIGIMRTLPSRWPVMIGNAYIELFRNIPLLVQLFIWFFVVPELLPGEFGAWVKQLRNGPFIAAMLGLGFYMSSRVAGQVTAGINALPKGQRMAGTAIGLTTWQTYRYILLPLAYRIIFPPLTSEFLNTIKNTAPALTIGVLELTAQARSMQEFSFQVFEAFTAAAGIYLLLSAVVTIGMRMIEKRLVIPGFNVGK, encoded by the coding sequence GTGAATTACAACTGGAACTGGGGGATCTTCTGGGATCAGACGCCGGATGCGACCGGGACTTATTTCGCGTCCCTGATGAGCGGCCTCCAGGTCACCATCCTGCTGGCACTCGTCGCCTGGATCATCGCTTTCGTGCTTGGCTCGGTGATCGGCATCATGCGCACCTTGCCGTCGCGCTGGCCGGTGATGATCGGCAATGCTTACATCGAGCTGTTCCGTAACATCCCGCTGCTGGTGCAGCTGTTCATCTGGTTCTTCGTCGTGCCGGAATTGTTGCCGGGCGAGTTCGGCGCCTGGGTCAAGCAGCTGCGCAATGGGCCTTTCATAGCCGCGATGCTCGGGCTCGGCTTCTACATGTCCTCGCGCGTCGCAGGCCAGGTCACCGCCGGCATCAATGCGCTGCCGAAAGGCCAGCGGATGGCTGGCACGGCCATCGGCCTCACCACATGGCAGACCTATCGCTATATCCTGCTGCCGCTCGCCTATCGCATCATCTTCCCGCCGCTGACGTCGGAATTCCTGAACACCATCAAGAACACCGCGCCGGCGCTGACCATCGGCGTGCTCGAGCTCACCGCGCAGGCGCGCTCGATGCAGGAATTCTCGTTCCAGGTGTTCGAGGCGTTCACGGCCGCCGCGGGCATCTATCTGTTGCTGAGCGCCGTCGTCACCATCGGCATGCGTATGATCGAGAAGCGGCTGGTCATCCCCGGCTTCAATGTGGGGAAATAA
- a CDS encoding amino acid ABC transporter substrate-binding protein, whose amino-acid sequence MKRLFLLGGMIAAAFATQASAQELTGTLKKIKDTGAITIGFRDSSVPFSYLDDNQKPVGFAMDICYKIVDAVKKELKLDKLEVKLNPVTSATRIPLIANGTVDLECGSTTNNVDRQKQVGFTNTHFLTASRFVSKKTAKLDKIDDLKGKSVVSTSGTTNIKQLTEVNAARNLGINIIPAKDHAEAFLMVETDRAAAFVMDDILLASLAAGARDPNAYAISKDAFSKPEPYGIMLRKGDDAFKKVADAATAALYTSPEGAKIYEKWFTQKIPPKGLNLNVPMGPEQTKAFAKPSDSADPDAYL is encoded by the coding sequence GCAGGAGCTCACCGGTACGCTCAAGAAGATCAAGGACACCGGCGCCATCACCATCGGCTTCCGTGATTCCTCGGTGCCGTTCTCCTATCTCGACGACAATCAGAAGCCGGTCGGCTTCGCCATGGACATCTGCTACAAGATCGTCGATGCCGTGAAGAAGGAGCTCAAGCTCGACAAGCTCGAGGTCAAGCTCAATCCGGTCACCTCCGCGACGCGCATTCCGCTGATCGCCAACGGCACCGTCGATCTGGAATGTGGCTCCACCACCAATAACGTGGATCGCCAGAAGCAGGTCGGCTTCACCAACACGCACTTCCTCACTGCCAGCCGCTTCGTCTCCAAGAAGACGGCGAAGCTCGACAAGATCGACGACCTGAAGGGCAAGTCGGTGGTCTCGACCTCGGGCACCACCAATATCAAGCAGCTCACCGAAGTGAATGCAGCGCGCAATCTCGGCATCAATATCATTCCGGCAAAGGATCACGCCGAAGCCTTCCTGATGGTTGAGACCGACCGTGCGGCGGCTTTCGTGATGGATGACATCCTGCTCGCCTCGCTCGCTGCAGGCGCGCGCGATCCGAATGCCTATGCGATCTCGAAGGACGCGTTCTCGAAGCCCGAGCCTTACGGCATCATGCTGCGCAAGGGCGACGATGCGTTCAAGAAGGTGGCCGATGCCGCCACTGCGGCGCTCTACACCAGCCCCGAAGGCGCGAAGATCTATGAGAAGTGGTTCACGCAGAAGATTCCGCCGAAGGGCCTGAACCTCAACGTTCCCATGGGCCCGGAGCAGACCAAGGCTTTCGCCAAGCCGTCGGATTCCGCTGATCCGGACGCGTATCTCTAG